In Lineus longissimus chromosome 9, tnLinLong1.2, whole genome shotgun sequence, one genomic interval encodes:
- the LOC135494039 gene encoding putative nuclease HARBI1 translates to MDFLGPDLPDAANQRGIPLTSRTQLLVALRYFATGSFQIVSGDLQGVSQPSASRIVKKVSRAIARHRGQIIRFPTGQDAVRNKVTFYELHGFPDVLGCIDGVHIPIQAPSVEEKEIYRCRKGFMSLNVQGIADAKLKFVNIVNRWPGSTHDSRIFNNSRISLQFEQGQFNGLLLGDKRYACRPFLMTPFRNPDGLAENAYNRSHKRTRSVVERMFGI, encoded by the coding sequence ATGGATTTCTTGGGGCCCGACTTGCCAGACGCAGCGAACCAACGTGGAATCCCTTTGACATCAAGGACACAACTGCTAGTGGCTCTTCGATATTTCGCAACTGGATCATTCCAGATCGTTTCTGGTGACTTGCAAGGTGTTTCCCAACCATCAGCTTCAAGGATTGTCAAGAAGGTTTCCAGAGCTATTGCCAGACATCGAGGACAGATAATTCGGTTTCCAACAGGCCAGGACGCTGTGAGGAATAAGGTAACATTCTATGAATTGCATGGCTTTCCTGATGTTCTGGGATGTATCGATGGTGTTCACATTCCAATACAGGCCCCAAGCGTGGAGGAAAAAGAGATCTATCGATGCCGCAAGGGATTTATGTCCCTGAATGTTCAGGGTATTGCAGATGCCAAACTGAAATTCGTTAACATTGTCAACCGCTGGCCAGGCTCCACTCACGACTCTCGGATTTTTAACAACAGTCGGATTAGTTTGCAGTTTGAGCAAGGACAGTTCAATGGTCTTCTACTTGGCGATAAGAGATACGCATGTCGACCATTCCTCATGACACCATTCAGGAATCCAGACGGCCTCGCTGAGAATGCCTACAACAGATCTCACAAAAGAACACGATCTGTTGTTGAACGAATGTTCGGTATATAG
- the LOC135494041 gene encoding fibrinogen silencer-binding protein-like — MPKASKKCSEGRTRRSFNELEKQFLMNLVQKEKSILDLKENTNKVTSRKNQAWDRIVKKFNEQPSIKKGETECSATQLKKVLENLKAKAKKDVAQEKKTRHQTGGGPVEKDTVADDLSHMVASYCSEVLKPLDNSFDNDTDYHNVPETIKKHTAAGKPPTNESDAENPSARSDDEVSQPTTSMISTLSTPATSSKQQTKVAPKSPAHGPAMTAALEMQRKEHALQMKYLEEKIQFQREEHDKRMELFRHQMNLLANANKQVAQSSEQETANNTADYQLFSIYGELN, encoded by the exons ATGCCGAAGGCCTCTAAAAAATGTTCCGAAGGTCGAACGCGACGAAGCTTCAATGAATTAGAGAAGCAGTTCCTAATGAATCTTGTGCAAAAGGAAAAGAGTATTCTGGACTTGAAAGAAAATACGAACAAAGTTACAAGCAGAAAAAACCAGGCGTGGGATAGGATTGTCAAAAAGTTCAATGAGCAGCCATCAATAAAGAAAGGGGAAACAGAGTGCAGTGCCACACAGCTGAAGAAGGTCCTTGAGAACTTGAAAGCGAAGGCTAAAAAAGACGTCGCCCAGGAGAAGAAAACTCGCCACCAGACAGGAGGGGGGCCCGTGGAGAAAGACACTGTCGCCGATGATCTGTCGCATATGGTTGCATCATATTGTAGTGAAGTGCTGAAACCATTGGATAACAGCTTTGACAATGACACCGACTATCATAATGTACCAG AAACAATAAAGAAGCATACAGCTGCTGGAAAACCGCCGACCAACGAGTCTGATGCAGAGAATCCATCAGCCAGGAGTGACGATGAAGTAAGCCAGCCCACTACATCGATGATCAGTACACTTAGTACACCTGCTACATCCTCCAAACAGCAAACCAAAGTGGCTCCCAAAAGCCCTGCCCACGGCCCTGCTATGACTGCTGCTCTGGAAATGCAGAGGAAGGAGCATGCTCTGCAAATGAAATATCTGGAGGAGAAGATTCAATTTCAACGGGAAGAACATGACAAGCGCATGGAACTGTTCAGGCATCAGATGAATTTATTGGCAAATGCCAACAAACAAGTGGCACAATCATCAGAGCAGGAAACAGCAAACAACACCGCTGATTACCAACTTTTTAGTATTTATGGTGAGCTTAACTGA